A genomic segment from Halomicroarcula saliterrae encodes:
- a CDS encoding NAD-dependent epimerase/dehydratase family protein — translation MTATVTDKTVLVTGGAGFVGSHVADAHLPDNDVRVLDNFSSGKRANVPDDATLIEGDIRDDEALAEAMDGVDIVFHQAAIVSVARSVEDPTTSNAVNANGTLAVLEAARRQDARVVFASSAAIYGAPDTLPITETESKDPSSPYGLEKLTSDHYCRLYADLYDLPTVALRYFNIYGPRQSGGDYAGVIKAFDEQAHDGGPLTVHGDGEQTRDFVNVADVVQANVLAARTDETGEAFNVGTGSRTSVRGLAELIRDEVDPTAEITHVDAREGDIRHSVADIGKARERLGFEPTVSLADGLHDYLN, via the coding sequence ATGACGGCTACTGTGACCGACAAGACGGTGCTCGTCACCGGCGGCGCTGGCTTCGTCGGCAGCCACGTCGCCGACGCCCACCTCCCGGACAACGACGTCCGTGTTCTCGACAACTTCTCCAGTGGCAAGCGGGCGAACGTCCCCGACGACGCGACGCTCATCGAGGGGGATATCCGCGACGACGAGGCCCTCGCTGAGGCCATGGACGGCGTCGATATCGTCTTCCACCAGGCGGCTATCGTCAGCGTCGCCCGCTCGGTGGAGGACCCGACGACGAGCAACGCGGTCAACGCCAACGGCACCCTCGCCGTGCTGGAGGCGGCCCGTCGGCAGGACGCCCGCGTCGTCTTCGCCTCCAGTGCCGCTATCTACGGCGCACCCGACACGCTCCCCATCACCGAGACGGAGTCGAAAGACCCGTCTTCGCCCTACGGACTGGAGAAGCTGACGAGCGACCACTACTGTCGGCTCTACGCCGACCTCTATGACCTCCCGACCGTCGCGTTGCGCTATTTCAACATCTACGGCCCTCGCCAGTCCGGCGGTGACTACGCTGGCGTCATCAAGGCGTTCGACGAGCAGGCCCACGACGGCGGTCCGCTGACCGTCCACGGCGACGGGGAGCAGACCCGCGACTTCGTCAACGTCGCCGACGTGGTGCAGGCGAACGTGCTCGCGGCCCGGACTGACGAGACTGGCGAGGCGTTCAACGTCGGCACCGGCTCGCGGACCTCCGTTCGCGGGCTCGCCGAACTAATCAGAGACGAGGTCGACCCCACGGCCGAGATAACCCACGTCGACGCCCGGGAGGGCGATATCCGCCACTCCGTGGCCGACATCGGCAAGGCCCGGGAGCGACTGGGCTTCGAGCCCACCGTCTCGCTGGCGGACGGGCTCCACGACTACCTGAACTGA
- a CDS encoding cupredoxin domain-containing protein, translated as MDRRTILRASGVALAAGLAGCGGTSSEGTPEGTATGSGTTVAMTDGLVFDPREITVSVGDTVTWENTGSVPHSVTAYEADLPDGATYFASGGFDSESAARENYPNEGAIGAGETYEHTFETSGEFPYFCIPHESGMQGTVVVE; from the coding sequence ATGGACCGACGAACCATACTGCGAGCGAGCGGGGTCGCGTTAGCCGCCGGTCTGGCCGGCTGTGGCGGGACCTCGTCGGAGGGGACGCCCGAGGGGACAGCGACAGGCAGCGGTACCACGGTCGCAATGACCGACGGCCTCGTGTTCGACCCCAGGGAGATAACTGTCAGCGTCGGCGACACCGTCACCTGGGAGAACACCGGCTCGGTCCCACACAGCGTCACCGCCTACGAGGCCGACCTGCCCGACGGGGCGACGTACTTCGCCTCCGGCGGGTTCGACAGCGAGTCCGCCGCCAGGGAGAACTATCCCAACGAGGGGGCGATCGGCGCCGGCGAGACCTACGAACACACGTTCGAGACGAGCGGCGAGTTCCCCTACTTCTGTATCCCCCACGAGTCGGGGATGCAAGGGACCGTCGTCGTGGAGTGA
- a CDS encoding transcription initiation factor IIB has product MTTLNTYDAHERDVDEKDTAVADERRCPDCGGSLTSDAARGETVCADCGLVVEEDEIDHGPEWRAFDSAERDQKSRVGAPTTKMMHDEGLSTNIGWQDKDANGNTLSASQREKMQRLRTWNERFRTRDHSERNLKQALGEIDRMGSALGVPESARETASVVYRRALDEGLLPGRSIEGIATAALYAAIRQANLPQTIDDMVLVSRVDEQEFTRAYRYINRELALEIGPPDPADYLTKFASQLDASDELVRRARELLETGKAANVHSGKSPVGLAAAAIYAAGLLVNEELTQETVSGATDVSTVTIRDRYRELLEAESAHEAVETNAPSSSNASA; this is encoded by the coding sequence ATGACTACACTCAACACCTACGACGCCCACGAGCGCGATGTCGACGAGAAAGACACAGCGGTCGCTGACGAGCGCCGCTGCCCGGACTGTGGCGGCTCCCTCACCAGCGACGCCGCCCGCGGCGAGACGGTGTGTGCGGACTGCGGACTGGTCGTCGAGGAAGACGAGATCGACCACGGACCCGAGTGGCGCGCCTTCGACTCGGCCGAGCGCGACCAGAAGTCCCGCGTCGGCGCCCCGACGACCAAGATGATGCACGACGAGGGGCTGTCGACCAACATCGGCTGGCAGGACAAGGACGCCAACGGCAACACGCTGTCGGCGAGCCAGCGCGAGAAGATGCAGCGCCTCCGGACGTGGAACGAGCGGTTCCGGACGCGGGACCACAGCGAGCGCAACCTCAAACAGGCGCTCGGTGAAATCGACCGCATGGGGAGCGCTCTTGGTGTCCCCGAGAGCGCCCGCGAGACCGCGAGCGTCGTCTATCGCCGAGCGCTCGACGAGGGGCTGCTCCCGGGCCGCTCCATCGAGGGCATCGCCACGGCCGCGCTGTACGCCGCTATCCGGCAGGCGAACCTCCCCCAGACCATCGACGACATGGTGCTGGTGAGTCGGGTGGACGAACAGGAGTTCACGCGGGCGTACCGCTACATCAATCGCGAGCTCGCCCTGGAGATCGGCCCGCCCGACCCCGCCGACTACCTCACCAAGTTCGCTTCCCAACTCGACGCCAGCGACGAACTGGTACGGCGGGCCCGCGAACTGCTGGAAACGGGCAAGGCCGCCAACGTCCACAGCGGCAAGAGTCCCGTCGGTCTGGCCGCGGCGGCCATCTACGCCGCCGGGCTGCTCGTCAACGAGGAGCTCACTCAGGAGACCGTGAGCGGGGCGACCGACGTGAGCACGGTCACCATCCGGGACCGCTACCGCGAACTGCTCGAAGCCGAGTCGGCCCACGAGGCCGTCGAGACGAACGCGCCGAGCAGCTCCAACGCGAGCGCCTGA